One region of Cucurbita pepo subsp. pepo cultivar mu-cu-16 unplaced genomic scaffold, ASM280686v2 Cp4.1_scaffold002162, whole genome shotgun sequence genomic DNA includes:
- the LOC111786622 gene encoding alpha-mannosidase At3g26720-like, with protein CVSALGTSILTIFSFSIADFTVQFQDGRVNALYSTPSVYTSAKFATNSSWPVKTDDFFPYADRVNAYWTGYFTSRPSIKYFVRMMSGYYLAARQLEFFIGRSSTGSNTDYLADALAIAQHHDAVTGTEKQHVANDYAKRLWIGYKEAEKLVASALACLVESTPYSECGNPTAKFQQCPLLNVSYCPASELDLSQGKDLVVVIYNSLGWTRRDIIRIPVSATTFH; from the exons TGTGTAAGTGCTTTGGGTACATCAATTTTGACTATTTTTAGCTTTTCTATTGCTGATTTCACTGTACAATTCCAGGATGGACGTGTAAATGCTTTGTACTCTACTCCATCTGTTTACACATCTGCAAAATTTGCTACAAATAGTTCCTGGCCAGTCAAGACTGATGACTTTTTTCC CTATGCAGATCGAGTAAATgcttactggacgggatatttCACAAGTAGGCCATCCATTAAGTACTTTGTCAGAATGATGAGTGGTTATTATCTG GCAGCAAGGCAGCTGGAGTTTTTCATTGGAAGGAGTAGCACAGGCTCAAATACAGATTATTTGGCTGATGCCTTAGCAATTGCTCAACATCATGATGCAGTTACCGGTACAGAAAAGCAGCATGTGGCAAATGATTATGCAAAACGACTGTGGATAGGCTATAAGGAG GCAGAGAAGTTAGTGGCATCTGCACTTGCTTGCTTAGTGGAGTCCACTCCATATTCTGAATGTGGTAACCCAACCGCAAAGTTCCAGCAG TGCCCCCTCCTGAATGTAAGCTATTGTCCTGCATCAGAACTTGATCTATCTCAAGGAAAAGATTTG GTTGTTGTTATCTACAATTCTCTTGGATGGACTAGGAGGGATATCATACGAATACCTGTGAGTGCCACCACATTTCATtga